Proteins encoded in a region of the Pseudomonadota bacterium genome:
- a CDS encoding prepilin-type N-terminal cleavage/methylation domain-containing protein translates to MTRKISTVSPTLHQRRSSRGFTLIEIMIAIAIVAILMAVLLPNYVRAKSRSRLTTCESGMRNMATALELYARNNSDLYPTSLGLLAPNYMAAIPSCPSAGNNLPYLNGFSSSTTNYTMSCSGSSHQDIGVPSGYPQYYLVGGLKEQ, encoded by the coding sequence ACATTGCATCAAAGGCGCTCTTCCCGCGGATTCACGCTGATCGAGATCATGATTGCCATTGCCATCGTCGCCATTCTCATGGCCGTGCTGCTGCCCAACTACGTGCGCGCCAAGTCGCGCAGCCGGCTCACCACCTGCGAATCGGGCATGCGCAACATGGCCACGGCCCTCGAGCTGTATGCGCGCAACAACTCCGATCTGTATCCTACAAGCCTGGGGCTGCTGGCACCGAACTACATGGCCGCCATCCCCTCGTGCCCGTCGGCCGGGAACAATCTGCCCTACCTCAACGGCTTTTCGAGCAGCACGACGAACTACACCATGTCGTGCAGTGGTTCGAGCCATCAAGACATCGGCGTTCCCAGCGGCTACCCACAGTACTATCTTGTCGGCGGTCTCAAGGAGCAGTAG